A window from Fragaria vesca subsp. vesca linkage group LG5, FraVesHawaii_1.0, whole genome shotgun sequence encodes these proteins:
- the LOC101310703 gene encoding PHD finger protein ING1-like, with protein sequence MSFLEEFHANLESLPNILQRHYAVLRNLDKSLQDIQRQNEQRCEQEIEDIKREIKSGNITPDSSLIRFSDEALDEQKHSIGIADEKVMLAVRAYDLVDTHIQQLDQYLKKIGAELRPASDAVAASAMPAPSLDGTAKSGRSGEGGRGGRKKKQATVTAPEAAPVPATATVPAPANPTGMDLDIPVDPNEPTYCLCNQVSYGDMVACDNPNCKIEWFHFGCVGLKDQPKGKWYCPDCAVVRNRRKR encoded by the exons ATCTGGAATCTCTGCCTAATATTCTGCAAAGGCATTATGCAGTGTTACGTAATCTAGACAAGAGTTTGCAAG ATATCCAAAGACAGAATGAGCAACGTTGCGAACAAGAAATAGAGGATATAAAGCGCGAGATTAAGTCTGGAAATATTACACCTGATAGTTCACTTATTAGATTCTCAGATGAGGCACTTGATGAGCAAAAGCATAGCATTGGGATTGCTGATGAAAAGGTCATGCTGGCTGTTCGGGCGTATGATTTG GTTGATACACACATACAACAGCTTGATCAGTATTTGAAAAAAATTGGTGCAGAGCTCCGGCCTG CCTCAGATGCTGTTGCCGCAAGTGCAATGCCTGCTCCAAGTCTTGATGGTACTGCAAAATCTGGAAGGAGCGGCGAAGGTGGTAGAGGAGGGCGTAAGAA AAAACAGGCAACAGTAACAGCACCAGAAGCTGCACCTGTACCTGCAACTGCAACTGTGCCTGCACCTGCAAATCCTACTGGTATGGATTTAGATATACCAGTGGATCCAAATGAGCCAACCTACTGTCTGTGTAACCAAGTTAGCTATGGAGATATGGTTGCATGTGATAACCCCAAT TGCAAGATTGAATGGTTCCATTTTGGCTGCGTTGGTTTGAAAGATCAGCCAAAAGGAAAGTGGTATTGTCCAGATTGTGCTGTAGTGAGAAATCGACGCAAAAGGTAA